The stretch of DNA CTGTTGGAGGGCCAGTTGCAGCCTAATAATGCTCATTGCGATTGTCTTTTGTGTGCAcgttcttaaaaaaataaaataaaataataaaacctcATCAGATGTGGTAATCAAAAACTGTCCAACAGACTTCTATGTTCAATGGCTCCATTTTGGGTGCATATTGTACATTTCCACTGCAACCCATTTTTTCCTACAGAGGCACATATTTGTTTCTGCCTCTGCATTAAGATGACAGCAGCTGCCACCCGGCTGCACGGTGGCACCCAGAGAAACAAAGTGATGGGATCCCTAGTAAAGTCCGGGATGAGTTGCATCAGCTTCCTAGAGGGGGGGCGGTGCTAAATGCACATTCAATTGTCACATCGTGAGCCGGTAAATACGTGTCAGCGAAGAGGAGTGCGAGTACAGTACGTAACAAAGTGCACACGTCGTACATACAACTTGTTATAAAAACATGTAGTTAAACACAGACGCGACTTCACTTGCAATGTTATATTATTTACCCGAGAAAAGCACagtggtaaaaaataaattaaaaaaaacacaacacacagactaaacttttctttttttgacaggATTTGAAAACGCACCACGAAGCCCGTGCACGTGAAAGCGGGTTACGCAACACTCGAGCGCCAACTTCACCTTGATCTCCGCCATTAATTCATCCCTTTTCATGTTCGGTTTTTCCGTGACTCGGATGCCATTTTCCTCCAGAATCGCCTTGCAGCGAGGGTCCACACTTTCACTGATTAAAACGGTCTGGATGGAGATGGGGGCCATCTTCGGGGTTTTCCTCACTGGGCTGCTAGTTGGTGGCTGACTGGTGATGGTGGGTGGCTGGTGGCTGGTGGCTGGTGGCTGGTGTCTCCGTGGGTTGATGGACACAAGGGGTCGCTTTCCCTCTGCTGCTTTTGAATGGTTTTCTCGGATTAAAGACGGCCCCTTTCAAAGTAAACCCGCCTCTCGTGCATCTCCTGGTCTGACGTAACTCAAGAGGAGGCCCCTTCATACTGGAGACCAGTTTAATGAAAAGAATGCTGAGACCAGTTTGAGTGTCAGTGTCGCACAAGTATTCAGATGTAACAGAAATAGCAACATCACAAGTAATGTTACACACTGCAAGCGTGCAACCAAAAAGTACAATTAcagaatatataaaagaatatatgGATTATTTATCCAGGAAATGGACCCTTTCAGggttatattattatgtaatgtaatagtgGATTGTTATTACTTTGCATTAACATGcaaacagcattttaatgttttcattttactgACTGTCTATGTAGTTTTCTTGAAAGCAATATGTATTGTATACACTCTTTATATGTTTAGTATGTATACAAAGTAATATGGCTGTACTTGGGTAGAAAGTACCCTATTCATCTCTGAAGTACAATGATATAAAAGTATTAAgaagcataaaatggaaatacgtAAGTGAAGTCAAGTACctttgacaaagaaaaacaaccatatCCTATGCAACTGGTAATGTTATGCTTTGATACCGCATAAGTAATCACCATAAACGTTGTTGGTTCATATTAAGTTggtgaaattaaatataaagtagGTTGTTTTGTTGAAATCCTTTTAATTTTCCAAAGAATAACTGTTGTCCTTGAAAattgttcttttcttcatttaacATTTGATAAGGCAAGCCCATTTTTTATTGCTTAATTTATCAGATGCTGTTTATCACCTGACTCATAGGCTGCACATGACAGACCCCTAATGTGTCAGACGGTCACAGTcaccattatatatatatatatatatatatatatatatatacatatatatatatatatatacatatatatatatatatatatatatatacatatatatatatatatacatatatatatatacatatatatatatatatatatatacatatatatatatatatacatatatatatatatatatatatatatacataccacTAGATTTTAAACACTGTATAGACACTCAAATAAATATCTGCAGTCAAGCAAATTACCTGAGTGCCTATACAGTATAAAGTGAAAGTCACGTTGACACAAAACAACGTCACATGAATCCACTTCATTTAAACGAGTTTAATTATATTAGTATATCCAGAAAACCTTGTAAAGGTTCAAATGATATAATCGTTAACCATTAAAGTAACCGTTTAAAaggctgaaaaacaaaaacaagtgcaATATTTTTGGACAGATTTCTGACATAGTGGCACGTGGTGTTCCGGTGTGGGACACACAGCGCCCCCTGTTGTGCATCAGCAGGAACGCTTCAAACTGGCTCGGGCGTTGCCTGGATACAACATAACAAATACGCACCTTGACACAGCTGTATGTAACCGAGAAAGAGAGCAAAGTTTGTCAggtgttttaattaaaatagtACTTTTAAATTGAATTACTTGGTAATATATATCAAGTAAAAATGGCGTTGGTGGTTCAGTATGGCCGACGGAAAGGCTCCAGTAAGAGAGGTGAGAGCGTTTATAACCTTCACTGAAGAGCTCAGCTAACTAATGGAAGCCGTCATGGCTCAGAGACAATATGCAGTCTTTAAATCATGTGACGTTTACTACACAAAGTTCAGAATAATTTAAGAGTGGatctaaaaacacatcaaacgtGTAGCCACTTTCAAAAGACAAGAGCTTTCTTTCTGTATTACTGtaaagtattatttatttgtccatttatttataaaacacGATGTAGGCATCTCCCTGTGAAACCTTCCCCAAAATTGCAGTTTTGCATATATGTATTTAGACTTAAAGTAAATgtgattacaaaaaaacaacataaactgataattaaaaaaacgttgACAACACATAACAGCAGTATTATAGATAAACATAATCTGATTATCTGCATTGGTTATCAGAGGGTATACCTGATCATAATCATCTCAGGTACAGACCAAAAAGTGATGATGTCAAAAGGCATTGCCTCACTTGATCCCAAATTATTCAAGGACTAATAATAACAGAACTTATGATGTCTGCTATTCAGTCCTATGTCTAATTACAGAATATGTACTTCCTAcatggacaaaataaatatgcatcCTGTAATCTGGAGAAAACCATTTACAGTCCTCAATTACCCAAATTACACAAAGTCCCCTTCAATAAACTGTGTTCTAAATGCAGTGTCTTCTCAAAGtactttcctccttttttctttttttaaaaagcatcttCCTCCGAGGAAGGCAGCCAGATGATCCAGCCACCAGACCTCCAACAAGTCACCGTCTTTAGCAAGAGGGAATGGCGGAGCATTCAAGATGAGCTGAACCAGGTTAATAGAGACAAGGAGAGTATGAGAGAGGCAGCAAAGGAGAGGGAGGCCTTGCATTTGCAATCCCAAGAGGTGGTGAAGCTGTGGTCCAATACCATCACTGTAagttgcattttatttgttttattacatttagaTGTGCTTGTAAGGTTTTCCGCGATGAATACACAATGTTCTGCTGTAAGGAATATTACAAAGAATCGTGCAAAAGGTTGAGACGctttatgtttacatttatcaaAGGGTCAAAGGCAAAAAAAACTAGAGGCAAAGAAGATCCGGGAGGAGAttgaagaggagaaaaggaaagtgACTGATCAAGAAGAGGCCAAGTATCAGGAGCAGCAGCGGAAAGAGGCCAATGACAAAGCCAAAAGTCAGCTGTTCTATCAAACAGATCGGGTTAAAGGATTACATGTTGGTATCGCTCGAGAATGACTATCACACGTACATGTTTGGCTATACACGTTGATGTTTGGGGATAATGAATGATTATCACTACTTCCACAGCGTGCCCTCTTAGTGACAGAGGTGCTGACGGAAAGGGAGGCACAGATTAAACTGAAACAAAGGATCAAGAATGCCTCTAAAGCTGTCGACAAAGAATTACTGGATATGATGAAGACCAGAGAGGACGAAGCCTTGAGACAGGAGCAGGAGAAAGTCCTTCAGAAAAAGCTCAGGGAACAGGCTGTTGCAGAGGACCTAAAAAAACAGTAAGTCTCACAGCTTCCCCAACAACACGCTGCAGATGCACCAGAATTACAGGCATTTCAAGGATATGTATTATTGTATTGAGAGTGGGCATTTAACATCCTAATTTCGCAACTCAACCGCTCCTGGTTGTGTGACGGATTTCAAATGAGAATCAGAGATGGCTTGATCGAAGCGTTTCCTTCTCTGTAGGGTCAAGGAaagtgagcgagtgagagagCGACAGAAGATAGAGaaacagaaggacagagaggaaaccCAACGCCTTCAAGAGCTCCACCAGTTGGAGCAAAGAATGGAGGAAGAAAGGCTAGCAGAGCTGAAGAGATACCTTTTGCACGCTCACATGGTAGGCTCTCAACAGAGCAGGTTAACTGCTATTGTTATTCACACGAGCGTACTACTGTATAGTCAGTGTactcatactgtatattatatcatTTACAGGAACATGTCACCAATATGGACCTCATAAAAGCGACAGATGCACAAAAACAGGAGGCGGAAGAGGAGCAACGGAAACTTTTTGtctctgcaaaacaaaaaatgatgaAGTTAcggaaagacaaagaaaaggaatTGTTCAGGTAAAGCCCGGAAAAAcaatacataacatcacccctTCATCCTAACTTCTAGTGCACACAGCCATCGGTCTTGGCATCTTGAACACACAGCGGGTCCGTGGTGAATCATCACGACGATCATACtcttgagtattttttttaatgtattcctCAGAGAGGCACAAATGCAAAGAGAGACGGTCACAAAGAAGC from Cyclopterus lumpus isolate fCycLum1 chromosome 21, fCycLum1.pri, whole genome shotgun sequence encodes:
- the ccdc173 gene encoding coiled-coil domain-containing protein 173, translating into MALVVQYGRRKGSSKRASSSEEGSQMIQPPDLQQVTVFSKREWRSIQDELNQVNRDKESMREAAKEREALHLQSQEVVKLWSNTITGQRQKKLEAKKIREEIEEEKRKVTDQEEAKYQEQQRKEANDKAKSQLFYQTDRVKGLHRALLVTEVLTEREAQIKLKQRIKNASKAVDKELLDMMKTREDEALRQEQEKVLQKKLREQAVAEDLKKQVKESERVRERQKIEKQKDREETQRLQELHQLEQRMEEERLAELKRYLLHAHMEHVTNMDLIKATDAQKQEAEEEQRKLFVSAKQKMMKLRKDKEKELFREAQMQRETVTKKLDDTQQGQSGREEQRIARAAAEQEVKEAQRQREEEEKKAAMLESIAAHRELLRQEKEQRDRSTKENTRDTLQAKKEADRIFSEKQQLKARRMKEDGRKIQDFNATQMAEKSARHQQLRRDQHEFEEKNAELMAEDENQFQQYSQHIIRAAAEAQRNVFALCKAAEEGIGGGHGPVSRGVRPTYLVQDLTDAQLPTYVSGATQNIKKLNEADDILEAKRRLGFTWS